The DNA window CTTCGTCGAGCGGCAGTACGGGCCCGAGCTGTACGGCGTGATGCGGGAGCTGAAGGTGCTCGTGGACCCGGCCGGGATCCTGAACCCCGGCGTGGTGCTCACCGGGGACCCCTCCGCACACATGAGGGACCTCAAGCCGGTGGTGGAGATCGAGGAGGAGGCCGACCGCTGCGTGGAGTGCGGCTACTGCGAGCCGGTGTGCCCCTCGAAGGACCTCACCCTCACCCCGCGCCAGCGGATCGTGCTGCGCCGCGACGCCGAGCACGCCGAGCGGCGCGGGGACCTCGCCACCGCCGCCGCGATCCGGGAGGCCTACGACTACCAGGGCCTGCAGACCTGCGCGGTGGACGGCATGTGCCTGACGGCCTGCCCCGTCGGCATCAACACCGGCGACCTGGTGCGGCGCCTGCGCGCCGAGGACGCCGCCCCCGCCGCGGCGACCGCCTGGGGCGCGGCGGCCGGGAGCTGGGACCTGCTCACCCGAGGGGCGTCGGCCGCGATGGGCGTCGCCGGGGCGATGCCGGCGGTGCTGCCGCGGCTCGCGACCGAGGTGGGCCGCGCGGTGCTGGGCGCCGATGTGGTGCCGCAGTATCGGGACGAGCTGCCGCGTCGGGGCGGCTCCGTGCGGCGGGCCGGCGGGCGCGGGCGGGCCTCGGCCGACGTCGCGGCCGTGTACCTCCCGGCCTGCGTGCACACGATGTTCGGGGCCGCGGAGGAGCCGCGCGGGACGGGCGGCTGCGGCGGTGACTGCGCGTGCGGGTCGTCGAGCGCCGGAGTCCCCGCGGCGCTCGACCTCCTCGCTCAGCGCGCCGGGGTGCGCCTCGCCGTGCCCGACGACGCCGCCTCGCTGTGCTGCGGCACTCCCTTCTCCTCCAAGGGCATGACCGCGGCGAAGGAGCAGATGCGGGAGCGGGTGCGCACGGCGCTGCTCGCGGCGAGCCGGGGCGGAGAGCTGCCGGTGGTGGTCGACGCCTCCAGCTGCACCGAGGGGATCGCCGGGGCGATGGAGGGCAGCGGCGTCGAGGTGGTCGATGCGATCAGCTTCGTGCGCGGGCAGCTGCTGGAGCGGCTCGAGATCGGCGAGCGCACCGGCTCCGTCACCGTGCACCCCACCTGCTCGACCACGCACCTGGGCGCGACCGCGGATCTGGTGGCGATCGCCGAGGCCTGCGCCGACGAGGTCGTGGTGCCCGTGGAGTGGGGCTGCTGCGGCTACGCGGGCGACCGCGGCATGCTGCATCCGGAGCTCACGCAGTCGGCGACCCGCGCCGAGGCCGCGGAGGTGGCTCGCCGCGAGACCGACTGGTACGTCTCGGCGAACCGCACCTGCGAGCTGGGCATGCAGGCCGCGACCGGGAAGAGCTACCGCCACGTGTTGGAGCTGCTGGAGGCCGTGACGCGCTGACCTGTCGTGACCCGCCGGTACTGTTCCTCTCGGTCTTTGTCGAGGAGGGCGATGCCCATGATGGGCGGACATCACGCGATCAGCGGCACCGCCGCCTGGATGGCCCTGGTGGGCTCCGCACCCGTGCTGGGCCACGTGAGCGGGCTGGGCCTCTGGGACCTGACACCGGGGCAGGCGCTCGCGGGCGCCGTGGTCGCCACCGGCGCGGCCCTGCTGCCGGACGTCGACCATCCCGGCGCGACCATCTCCCGCTCCGGCGGCGGGCTGACCACAGTGCTCACCCGGGCGGTGAGCCGGGCGGCCGGGCATCGCGGGGCGACGCACACGCTGCTGGCCGTCGCGGTCTTCACCGTGCTCGCGGCGTTCG is part of the Brachybacterium ginsengisoli genome and encodes:
- a CDS encoding FAD-binding and (Fe-S)-binding domain-containing protein; translation: MTVAPPLDTDVVARHALAHDASHYLLLPEAVTAPEDEAQVVAMLREATRARRPLTFRSGGTSLSGQAQSDSVLADVRRHFREVEVLDGGERVRVGPGTTLRQVNAHLLRHMRRLGPDPASESACTIGGVIANNSSGMAAGIQENSYRTLESLRFVLPSGTVVDTGLEGADARLRRDEPELHEGLLRLMRRVRDDAAATRVIRERFALKNTMGYGINALLDFETPAEVLAHLVVGSEGTLAFVSSAVFRTVPIQRHITTGLLVLPSLAAATAALPEVVGAGFATAELMDARSLVVAQGLAGAPQEIRGLEVEDHAALLVEHRADEPAALEALAAEAGALAGSLGLAAPFSMTTDAARRAALWTTRKGLYAAVAGARPAGSTALLEDVAVPVPELEATCRGLQELFDRHAYDESVIFGHAKDGNIHFLLNERLGESGDRLEAFTEEMVELVLDHGGNLKAEHGTGRVMAPFVERQYGPELYGVMRELKVLVDPAGILNPGVVLTGDPSAHMRDLKPVVEIEEEADRCVECGYCEPVCPSKDLTLTPRQRIVLRRDAEHAERRGDLATAAAIREAYDYQGLQTCAVDGMCLTACPVGINTGDLVRRLRAEDAAPAAATAWGAAAGSWDLLTRGASAAMGVAGAMPAVLPRLATEVGRAVLGADVVPQYRDELPRRGGSVRRAGGRGRASADVAAVYLPACVHTMFGAAEEPRGTGGCGGDCACGSSSAGVPAALDLLAQRAGVRLAVPDDAASLCCGTPFSSKGMTAAKEQMRERVRTALLAASRGGELPVVVDASSCTEGIAGAMEGSGVEVVDAISFVRGQLLERLEIGERTGSVTVHPTCSTTHLGATADLVAIAEACADEVVVPVEWGCCGYAGDRGMLHPELTQSATRAEAAEVARRETDWYVSANRTCELGMQAATGKSYRHVLELLEAVTR